One segment of Verrucomicrobiota bacterium DNA contains the following:
- a CDS encoding chloride channel protein: MNWAALIKTARKFWAQAPYMVTSSLLGLVAGFTAVGFHQAMHFIFDISIFRMAESGWSMWQFAWGSLAVILSCTLISGWLLKRFAPDAAGSGIPQLKVAFWKDFGYVPLKTVIVKFVAGALTVGGGVSLGREGPTVHIAGGLASWVSGWLGVAKQKRRSAAAAGAASGLAAAFNTPLAAITFVLEEIVGDLNSRFLGGVLLASVMGALVTHAFLGKQPAFIIEHIDNVTWASYLATPLVAAVAALLGLEFQRLCLSIRKANRKIKWLPDWLKPSIGGFVTWVCGIIIFLNLHRLGVFSMGYLDLTEALRGDTLWTVALALLAAKFVATALSYGTGNCGGIFAPTLFLGGMCGAAMGGVLKNILPITESGLTVLAIVGMCACFGAVVRAPITAILMLFEMTHEFLLIPPLMLATLFSQIIARMRLKNNFYEAVIEQDGHDLKHMVPPRDIRQWQQRTVASAASFDPIVITSLEWNHVSKIFKKYPHNRFPVIINGKVKGILRRQEAEIAYQEGRIPDVLPLVWTSSRETFGELQSKLIQAACDLAIVGDEDNNHLIGVITLHDLLRDQQALLERAE, from the coding sequence ATGAATTGGGCAGCTCTTATTAAAACAGCTAGAAAGTTTTGGGCACAAGCACCTTATATGGTTACCAGTTCCCTACTGGGTCTAGTAGCTGGATTTACTGCTGTTGGCTTTCACCAGGCCATGCACTTCATTTTTGACATCTCAATCTTTCGAATGGCTGAAAGCGGATGGTCTATGTGGCAATTTGCCTGGGGGAGCTTGGCTGTTATTCTCTCTTGCACCCTTATTTCAGGCTGGCTACTAAAGCGCTTTGCGCCAGATGCTGCAGGTAGTGGGATCCCTCAATTAAAGGTCGCTTTTTGGAAAGATTTTGGCTACGTCCCTCTTAAGACAGTCATTGTAAAGTTCGTAGCAGGTGCTTTAACCGTCGGGGGCGGAGTAAGTCTTGGACGAGAAGGACCTACGGTGCATATAGCCGGTGGTTTAGCATCATGGGTGAGTGGTTGGCTTGGCGTTGCCAAACAAAAGCGTCGGAGTGCTGCAGCTGCGGGCGCAGCCTCCGGACTTGCCGCTGCCTTTAACACGCCTCTAGCAGCAATTACCTTTGTCTTGGAGGAAATAGTAGGCGACTTAAACAGCCGATTTCTAGGAGGCGTACTCTTGGCTTCTGTTATGGGGGCTTTGGTCACACATGCATTTCTTGGAAAGCAACCCGCATTTATTATTGAGCATATTGATAACGTCACATGGGCTAGTTACCTAGCAACACCTCTGGTTGCAGCGGTAGCCGCATTACTAGGACTAGAATTTCAGAGACTCTGTTTGTCGATCCGTAAAGCTAATCGTAAAATCAAGTGGCTACCTGATTGGCTAAAGCCCTCTATTGGCGGATTTGTCACTTGGGTCTGCGGCATCATCATATTCCTTAACTTACATAGGCTTGGTGTCTTTAGCATGGGTTACTTAGATTTAACAGAAGCATTAAGAGGGGATACATTATGGACTGTTGCACTCGCTTTATTAGCAGCCAAATTTGTAGCAACAGCTCTATCTTATGGAACTGGAAATTGTGGAGGTATTTTTGCCCCAACATTATTTTTAGGTGGAATGTGCGGTGCAGCTATGGGGGGCGTACTAAAAAACATTTTACCTATCACCGAGAGTGGTCTAACTGTTTTAGCAATTGTGGGTATGTGTGCTTGTTTTGGAGCGGTAGTAAGAGCCCCAATTACTGCCATCCTTATGCTATTTGAAATGACCCACGAATTTCTCCTCATCCCACCTTTAATGCTAGCCACACTATTTAGCCAAATCATAGCCAGGATGCGGTTAAAAAATAATTTTTATGAAGCTGTGATTGAACAAGATGGCCATGACCTAAAGCATATGGTTCCACCCAGAGACATAAGGCAGTGGCAACAGCGAACAGTTGCATCTGCTGCTAGCTTCGACCCTATAGTCATCACAAGCTTGGAATGGAATCATGTCAGCAAAATATTCAAGAAATACCCCCACAATAGATTTCCCGTGATAATAAACGGTAAGGTTAAGGGTATTTTGCGCCGGCAAGAAGCAGAAATTGCATATCAGGAGGGCCGTATACCGGACGTATTACCGCTAGTTTGGACTAGCTCAAGAGAAACTTTTGGAGAGTTGCAAAGTAAACTTATTCAGGCAGCATGTGATCTTGCCATTGTTGGAGATGAAGATAATAACCATCTGATTGGGGTCATTACCCTTCACGACTTATTACGTGACCAACAAGCTTTGTTAGAAAGAGCTGAGTAA
- a CDS encoding CPXCG motif-containing cysteine-rich protein, with product MQPEGVCEVTCPHCFEVFSLPGPSPAECPTEWDYDCEVCCSPMMIRFIVDGERVVAEAENMY from the coding sequence ATGCAACCGGAGGGAGTTTGTGAAGTGACTTGCCCTCACTGTTTCGAGGTTTTTTCTTTGCCTGGTCCTTCACCTGCAGAATGTCCTACAGAGTGGGATTATGATTGTGAGGTATGTTGTAGTCCTATGATGATCCGTTTTATTGTTGATGGTGAGCGTGTTGTTGCTGAAGCAGAGAACATGTACTAA
- a CDS encoding GYF domain-containing protein — MITESNYYYLIIDEKAEGPLKKEVVSTMLMNKQISHDTFCCPVGDSQWGTVREYFPPDASDSMSSIASMHTVKLQLPARSK; from the coding sequence ATGATCACTGAATCTAACTACTATTATCTCATCATAGATGAAAAAGCCGAGGGACCTTTGAAAAAAGAGGTCGTATCAACGATGCTGATGAATAAGCAAATCAGCCATGACACATTTTGTTGTCCAGTAGGTGATTCACAGTGGGGAACTGTCAGAGAATATTTTCCGCCAGATGCTTCTGATTCAATGAGCTCTATTGCATCAATGCATACGGTGAAATTACAGCTTCCAGCTCGAAGTAAATAG
- a CDS encoding LysM peptidoglycan-binding domain-containing protein encodes MHIVQRGDSLWKIAQEYGVSLENLKKANELSSDLIREGQVLDIPKD; translated from the coding sequence ATGCATATTGTGCAGAGAGGAGATTCACTCTGGAAAATAGCCCAAGAATACGGAGTGAGTCTAGAGAATTTAAAAAAAGCTAATGAATTAAGTTCCGATCTCATTAGAGAAGGGCAGGTTCTTGATATTCCAAAAGATTAG
- a CDS encoding DNA-formamidopyrimidine glycosylase family protein: protein MPELAEVEYYRKKWDPGIGETIQHILVNHNSAVFKKFKALPSLNSLVGKKLISSQCHGKQMLFILSKGTWLSIHLGMTGNLRAANLEEPREKHDHLVLLLEKRSLIFSDPRTFGQIKWGSQSNSNGIPTWWQDLPPTILSEDFNLERLVIATKRHKKCNVKALLLKQEYFPGIGNWMADEILWQTKIHPKRLSMQLTKQELHDILKKCRSISRVAMRIIGTNWGDLPNDWLFNHRWKDGGRCPIDGTPLIREKISGRTTCYCPFCQNR, encoded by the coding sequence ATGCCAGAACTAGCAGAAGTAGAATACTATAGAAAAAAATGGGACCCTGGCATAGGGGAGACTATTCAACATATCCTCGTGAACCATAATTCTGCTGTTTTTAAAAAATTTAAAGCATTACCTTCCCTTAATAGCCTGGTTGGCAAAAAACTTATTAGTTCTCAATGCCACGGCAAGCAAATGCTATTTATTCTATCCAAGGGCACATGGTTATCGATTCACTTAGGAATGACCGGCAACCTACGCGCTGCAAATCTAGAAGAGCCAAGAGAGAAACATGATCATCTGGTCCTTCTCCTTGAAAAAAGAAGTCTCATTTTCTCCGACCCAAGGACATTTGGACAGATTAAATGGGGCAGTCAGTCGAATAGCAATGGCATACCGACATGGTGGCAGGACTTGCCTCCAACCATCTTGTCCGAGGACTTTAATCTAGAACGACTGGTCATTGCTACGAAACGTCATAAAAAGTGCAACGTGAAGGCGCTATTGCTGAAACAAGAGTACTTTCCAGGAATTGGAAACTGGATGGCGGACGAGATTTTATGGCAGACGAAAATTCACCCGAAACGTTTGTCCATGCAACTGACCAAGCAAGAACTTCATGATATATTAAAAAAATGCCGCAGCATCTCTAGAGTAGCTATGAGAATCATAGGAACAAACTGGGGAGACCTACCGAATGACTGGCTATTTAATCACCGCTGGAAAGATGGTGGAAGATGTCCAATAGACGGCACACCCTTAATTCGAGAAAAAATTAGCGGAAGGACCACATGTTATTGTCCCTTCTGCCAAAACCGTTAA
- a CDS encoding YlbF family regulator has product MAAVIEDKNIKDKLVDLCQGIMDQPEFSEFNEAISSFSEDEEAQDLLSELTDLGAELRQMQSQGYQLPEDKTSAYDVLREKAQAHPICKPFMDAQSHIHSIQQTVMQHIAKTYELGRLPEADDFSCGCGTGCGCR; this is encoded by the coding sequence ATGGCTGCCGTAATCGAAGATAAGAATATTAAAGACAAGCTAGTTGATTTATGCCAGGGAATCATGGATCAACCTGAGTTTTCTGAATTCAATGAAGCCATTAGTTCTTTTTCGGAGGACGAAGAGGCCCAAGACCTTTTATCTGAGCTAACTGATTTAGGTGCGGAGCTTCGTCAAATGCAGTCCCAAGGCTACCAGCTTCCAGAGGACAAAACTTCCGCTTATGATGTGCTTCGCGAAAAGGCTCAAGCTCATCCCATTTGCAAGCCATTTATGGATGCTCAATCCCATATCCATAGCATACAGCAAACGGTGATGCAGCATATCGCGAAAACTTATGAGCTTGGTCGTTTGCCTGAAGCAGATGATTTTTCATGTGGCTGTGGTACTGGTTGTGGTTGCCGCTAA
- a CDS encoding MYG1 family protein yields the protein MNTKKIITHSGSAHKDDFLACCVLLASHPVPIERGEPTSKDLHDERIYVLDIGHEHKPELLNFDHHQFSKNSSPTCSLSLVLKHLGLYEDAKDFCEWLEPAEWLDCRGPKETAEWLGTPHDVITKLNSPIDMTLLRRFAAETWHEPGSAIWEIMRMIGEDLINYIQCLTQRLIFIEQHAELWPAELQNENNSKEFLFLPRTSPLPAEPSMGLGKFIQRKGLDKQVIGLVYPDRRGEGYGLSRHNDCLSLDFTRVANESDVHFAHARGFVAKTSALEKDRLKELMQMALLKLDSKPS from the coding sequence ATGAATACCAAAAAAATCATTACCCATTCAGGAAGCGCCCATAAAGATGACTTTCTTGCATGCTGTGTGCTTCTCGCTAGCCATCCCGTTCCAATTGAGAGAGGAGAACCCACTAGTAAGGATCTTCATGATGAACGAATCTATGTTCTGGATATAGGCCACGAACATAAGCCAGAACTTCTTAATTTCGACCACCATCAATTCTCCAAAAATAGTTCCCCTACTTGTTCCCTATCGTTGGTTCTCAAGCATCTCGGTTTATATGAAGACGCTAAAGATTTCTGTGAATGGTTAGAGCCCGCAGAATGGCTCGATTGTAGAGGACCAAAAGAAACAGCAGAATGGCTTGGCACCCCACATGATGTGATCACTAAACTTAATTCCCCTATCGACATGACACTACTCCGCCGCTTTGCTGCAGAGACATGGCATGAACCCGGAAGTGCTATTTGGGAAATCATGCGTATGATTGGTGAAGACCTAATAAATTATATCCAATGCCTTACACAAAGACTAATCTTCATTGAACAACACGCAGAGCTTTGGCCGGCTGAGCTTCAGAATGAAAACAACTCAAAAGAATTTCTTTTCTTGCCCAGAACAAGTCCTCTACCTGCTGAGCCATCAATGGGGCTAGGAAAATTTATCCAAAGAAAAGGCTTGGATAAACAAGTTATTGGCCTTGTTTACCCCGACAGAAGAGGAGAAGGTTACGGGCTTTCCAGACATAATGATTGCCTATCTTTGGATTTTACACGTGTCGCAAATGAGTCAGACGTCCACTTTGCACATGCTCGCGGATTTGTTGCTAAAACATCTGCTCTGGAAAAAGACCGATTAAAAGAGCTCATGCAAATGGCACTCCTCAAACTGGATTCAAAGCCTAGTTAA
- a CDS encoding thrombospondin type 3 repeat-containing protein, translating to MHLIKFRFFALWVAMAFVCSKLYSIDTSPLNGVSDIYEKIYPGHAVGSDLDNDGYLFEEEALLGTDPGDPDSPGEGWFGIRLETDTTGPRFVLDIDTEQAIEYEILYSLDLAIDSWVSESPPLIARGSGTTVSLIPSQDIDLEMRRFWSVIGLGGSPDNDSDGLDLWEELIGIKLLYGLPTKPNDRDTDNDGVDDGSEITNHTDPTDYYNGEQPTIAGSRPNPLVDQSLNSFVFLNFTITTSAGEQLSDAPVSITTVGNSISETNRGAGLTNSLSLETDANGAVSFFCLTPSVELSILVVTIEAGTASITQIIQTESSGIIIP from the coding sequence ATGCATCTTATTAAGTTTAGATTTTTCGCTCTATGGGTTGCTATGGCATTTGTTTGCTCCAAGCTTTACTCGATTGATACATCGCCCCTCAATGGAGTGAGCGATATCTATGAAAAGATTTACCCAGGACATGCTGTAGGATCTGATTTAGACAATGATGGTTATTTGTTTGAAGAGGAAGCCTTGCTCGGAACAGATCCGGGTGATCCAGATAGTCCTGGTGAGGGGTGGTTTGGTATTAGACTGGAGACTGACACGACGGGACCGCGTTTCGTTTTAGACATTGATACAGAGCAGGCTATCGAGTATGAAATTTTATATTCCCTTGATCTGGCAATTGATAGCTGGGTAAGTGAGTCTCCCCCGCTGATAGCCCGCGGTTCTGGTACCACGGTTTCTCTTATACCCTCACAAGATATTGATCTTGAAATGAGGAGGTTCTGGTCAGTGATAGGATTGGGAGGATCTCCTGATAATGATAGTGACGGATTAGATCTATGGGAAGAGTTGATTGGGATCAAACTGCTCTATGGTCTACCAACAAAGCCTAATGATCGTGATACGGATAATGATGGCGTAGATGATGGATCCGAGATTACTAATCATACAGATCCTACGGATTACTATAACGGGGAACAACCAACAATTGCGGGAAGCCGACCTAACCCTTTGGTGGATCAATCATTAAATAGCTTTGTCTTCTTAAATTTTACTATTACTACCAGTGCCGGTGAACAACTAAGTGATGCACCCGTGAGTATTACCACGGTGGGAAATTCGATTTCAGAAACTAATAGAGGGGCCGGCTTAACTAATAGTCTGTCACTTGAAACAGATGCGAATGGTGCTGTTTCATTTTTTTGCCTAACACCTAGTGTAGAATTAAGTATCCTAGTCGTTACAATTGAGGCCGGAACAGCTTCCATTACGCAAATCATTCAAACAGAATCATCCGGTATTATTATCCCATGA
- a CDS encoding sugar transferase, whose protein sequence is MLLLKVRHHKLLLQFADGIIGMLALLCAYLLRAGLNDYLSFMELNSVGEIERYWIFFPIIFFVLPTCLSRLNFYHVSMSHDNQQTLNLSTQAAIITFLCLVVFQYLTKEPLSRLIFAFFVPICAIYITARESVSYALRHKLRGQDLHNLAVITDRPGETEWQSHLEHNPQLGFKLDRELRMDDLSLHHFVELLHDRSINLVIFDLRNGSLEKMSELIRACEEEGIEAWLAGDFFQPRIARATVDYFGPKPLLIFRSTPDSSFQLLAKELIDRVGATIILTVLSPLLLAVALAVRWTSEGPVLFRQKRSGIHGQPFTMYKFRSMVTNADQKKIELEQLNEMSGPVFKITNDPRVTPIGTFIRKWSLDELPQLLNVVRGEMSLVGPRPLPTHETLAITENEQRRRLSMKPGITCLWQISGRSNLTDFREWVELDLKYIDNWSLALDLRILIMTPWVVLFAKGAK, encoded by the coding sequence ATGTTATTACTTAAGGTTAGGCACCATAAATTGTTACTACAATTTGCTGACGGAATAATCGGCATGTTGGCTTTACTTTGTGCTTATTTGCTCAGAGCGGGACTCAATGATTATCTATCCTTCATGGAGTTAAACTCAGTTGGCGAGATAGAAAGATATTGGATCTTTTTCCCTATTATATTCTTTGTGCTACCTACCTGTTTATCTCGCCTTAACTTTTATCACGTCTCGATGAGTCATGACAACCAACAGACTCTCAATCTTTCTACACAAGCGGCTATTATTACCTTTTTATGCTTAGTTGTTTTTCAATATCTGACAAAGGAACCTTTAAGTCGTTTGATCTTTGCATTCTTCGTGCCTATTTGTGCTATTTATATTACTGCCAGGGAATCCGTCAGTTATGCGTTGCGACACAAGCTCAGAGGTCAGGACCTTCACAATCTTGCCGTCATCACCGACCGCCCCGGTGAGACAGAGTGGCAATCACATTTAGAGCACAACCCTCAACTCGGTTTTAAACTAGACCGTGAGCTTCGCATGGACGACCTAAGCTTGCATCATTTTGTAGAGTTATTACATGATCGCTCGATCAACTTGGTCATTTTTGATTTACGGAACGGATCTTTAGAAAAAATGTCTGAATTAATTAGAGCTTGTGAAGAAGAAGGTATTGAAGCCTGGCTAGCTGGCGATTTTTTTCAACCGCGGATCGCTAGAGCCACCGTCGACTATTTTGGACCAAAGCCCTTACTTATTTTTCGATCTACACCCGATAGCTCTTTTCAGTTATTAGCTAAAGAACTGATCGACAGAGTTGGTGCAACTATTATCTTGACAGTCCTTTCGCCTCTATTACTTGCTGTGGCCTTGGCAGTTCGATGGACTTCTGAGGGACCTGTTTTATTTCGTCAAAAGAGAAGTGGAATACACGGCCAACCATTCACCATGTATAAATTCCGCTCCATGGTTACAAATGCTGACCAAAAGAAAATAGAATTAGAGCAGCTTAATGAAATGAGTGGTCCCGTCTTTAAAATAACCAATGATCCTCGAGTGACTCCTATCGGTACTTTTATACGCAAATGGAGCTTAGATGAGTTACCTCAGTTATTAAATGTAGTTAGGGGAGAAATGAGCCTCGTTGGTCCAAGACCATTACCCACTCATGAAACCCTAGCTATCACTGAGAATGAGCAACGGCGCAGACTTAGCATGAAGCCCGGTATTACTTGTTTATGGCAAATCAGTGGACGAAGTAATTTGACAGACTTCCGCGAGTGGGTGGAGCTTGATCTTAAGTATATAGACAATTGGTCTCTGGCACTTGACCTTAGGATATTGATTATGACTCCGTGGGTCGTTTTATTTGCTAAGGGAGCAAAGTAA
- the rlmN gene encoding 23S rRNA (adenine(2503)-C(2))-methyltransferase RlmN: MSVLKPLLIDQLPDTWDLPIGPRFRRKQLSDWVFKKRANSFEAMTNLPEQWRKCLCEKYRIKSIELLRKQGSKDTTRKYLWKLAEGDYVESVLIPASPALYGDKADRFTLCVSSQVGCAYGCKFCASGLEGWKRNLSAGEIVSQIMETEKESAERISNLVFMGMGEPMANFENLMLAIDMINSDWGLNIGARKITISTSGLVPKIRALADQERQIRLAISLHGASDNVRDSIMPINRKYPISKLLEACSYFCSKKKQMITFEYILIKGINDHFDQAALLAKKLKGIRSKINLIPYNKVAGLPWERPEKSHSQEFAHILARGGIKATLRLEKGHDIDAACGQLRLKEIS, encoded by the coding sequence GTGAGTGTGTTAAAGCCACTATTAATTGATCAACTGCCCGATACCTGGGACTTGCCCATAGGCCCTCGCTTTCGTCGCAAACAATTATCCGATTGGGTATTTAAAAAAAGGGCAAATAGCTTTGAAGCAATGACTAACTTGCCCGAGCAGTGGCGCAAATGTCTGTGTGAAAAATATAGAATTAAAAGTATAGAGCTTCTTCGGAAACAAGGTTCAAAAGACACCACCAGAAAGTATCTCTGGAAGCTTGCTGAAGGGGACTATGTGGAGAGCGTTTTGATCCCTGCCTCTCCAGCACTCTATGGAGATAAGGCAGATCGATTCACACTATGTGTCTCTAGCCAAGTTGGCTGCGCCTATGGTTGTAAGTTTTGCGCCAGCGGATTAGAGGGTTGGAAGCGGAACCTTAGTGCAGGTGAAATCGTTAGTCAAATCATGGAAACGGAAAAGGAGTCTGCTGAACGCATAAGTAATTTGGTTTTCATGGGTATGGGAGAACCTATGGCTAATTTTGAGAATCTCATGCTAGCAATAGATATGATTAATTCAGACTGGGGTCTCAATATCGGTGCTAGGAAGATTACCATCTCCACAAGTGGGCTTGTGCCTAAAATTCGCGCTCTAGCAGACCAAGAAAGGCAAATACGATTAGCAATCTCACTTCATGGCGCTTCAGACAACGTTCGTGACAGTATCATGCCAATCAACCGGAAATATCCTATTAGTAAATTGTTAGAGGCGTGCAGCTATTTTTGCTCGAAAAAGAAGCAGATGATTACCTTTGAATATATTCTGATCAAAGGAATTAACGATCACTTTGACCAAGCTGCTTTACTTGCAAAAAAATTGAAAGGCATAAGGTCTAAAATAAATCTCATTCCCTATAATAAAGTAGCAGGGTTGCCTTGGGAGAGACCCGAAAAATCTCACTCCCAAGAGTTCGCTCACATACTTGCTCGAGGTGGAATTAAAGCCACCTTAAGGCTCGAAAAAGGCCATGATATCGACGCCGCTTGCGGCCAGCTAAGACTCAAAGAAATCTCATAG
- a CDS encoding MFS transporter: MERQRVTFFYERWRALSAGMIETLHLSFILVIAIRYFGANNLIQGLLATTWAIGLFLSPFSVAMIRRLNWSPAKGAAFLVYSMSASFLVAGLGSFAPHSTNLLLFTIFILLGINCVTLTIPLLTEIYQQNYPAKKRGQLFAWSSMIKVGATALFAYFAGALLTVDINYTPYFLIVLSLAAFISACLLSRVPSCEVVPIVSKESSLNPFHALSFLRSDRAFLILSLSWMFIGFGNLMMLPLRVKLLAEEVYGHAYSIGMISLVVTVITPVTQLSLSFAWGKLFDKMNIFMLRILINVFFISSHGCFFLMDNFLGFIIGAILLGAAFSGGDIAWSLWVTKIAPKNHVADYMSVHTFLTGCRAFVAPLIAVLMASYVPLNQIAYMSIFLMTISIVVLLPEVWSIRNAERL; encoded by the coding sequence ATGGAGCGACAGAGAGTAACTTTCTTTTATGAACGATGGCGCGCATTATCTGCGGGCATGATTGAGACTCTGCATTTGAGTTTCATTCTTGTTATTGCCATTCGTTATTTCGGCGCAAATAATCTCATTCAAGGATTACTAGCAACCACTTGGGCTATAGGTTTGTTCTTGAGTCCATTTAGTGTGGCTATGATTCGTCGGTTAAATTGGTCGCCAGCAAAAGGGGCGGCCTTTCTGGTCTATTCTATGTCTGCATCCTTTCTGGTTGCTGGTCTGGGGTCATTTGCTCCTCATTCGACAAACTTACTGCTTTTTACAATTTTTATTTTGTTGGGTATCAATTGTGTGACCTTGACGATCCCCTTACTAACAGAGATTTATCAGCAGAACTACCCCGCAAAGAAACGAGGCCAACTATTTGCGTGGTCCTCAATGATTAAAGTCGGGGCAACAGCTCTTTTTGCCTATTTTGCAGGAGCCTTACTTACTGTAGATATTAATTATACGCCTTATTTTCTGATTGTGCTTTCATTAGCTGCTTTTATTTCTGCTTGCTTGCTGTCTCGTGTGCCGTCATGCGAGGTGGTTCCAATAGTAAGCAAAGAAAGCAGTTTAAATCCTTTTCATGCTTTGAGTTTCCTGAGGAGTGATCGAGCCTTTCTTATATTGAGCTTAAGCTGGATGTTTATTGGTTTCGGTAACCTGATGATGTTGCCATTAAGGGTCAAATTGTTGGCGGAGGAAGTCTATGGGCATGCTTATTCAATAGGAATGATTAGCTTGGTGGTCACTGTTATTACTCCGGTTACTCAGCTTTCACTGAGTTTTGCCTGGGGTAAGTTATTTGATAAGATGAATATCTTTATGCTCCGCATTCTTATCAATGTATTTTTTATTAGTTCGCATGGCTGCTTTTTTCTCATGGATAATTTTTTGGGGTTTATCATCGGAGCGATTCTGCTAGGTGCTGCTTTTAGCGGAGGTGATATTGCTTGGAGCTTATGGGTGACGAAGATTGCTCCCAAAAACCATGTTGCCGACTACATGAGTGTTCATACCTTTTTGACAGGTTGTAGGGCTTTTGTAGCGCCATTGATTGCTGTATTAATGGCTTCGTATGTGCCGTTGAATCAAATTGCTTATATGAGCATATTTTTAATGACCATATCGATTGTGGTGCTTCTTCCGGAAGTTTGGTCTATTCGCAATGCCGAGAGGCTCTAG